A single region of the Alphaproteobacteria bacterium genome encodes:
- the nuoE gene encoding NADH-quinone oxidoreductase subunit NuoE, which translates to MIVQKTAPPEQQPATFEFSAENQEKAKAIIARYPQGRQASAIMPLFDLAQRQHDGWLPTAAMDYVAKMLDVPRMRAYEVATFYSMYNLAPIGKHLIRVCTTTPCELRGSAEVVETCKAALGVGLNETTADGLFTLREAECLGACVNAPVVWIGDDYYEDVDTDSMRKIVEALRAGNTPPPGSQKGRQTSAPIGGPTTLKEQTV; encoded by the coding sequence ATGATCGTTCAAAAGACTGCGCCGCCCGAACAACAACCGGCGACCTTCGAATTTTCAGCCGAGAACCAGGAAAAAGCGAAGGCGATTATCGCGCGTTATCCGCAAGGGCGTCAGGCTAGCGCAATCATGCCGCTTTTCGATCTCGCGCAACGGCAACACGACGGTTGGCTGCCGACAGCTGCAATGGACTACGTGGCGAAGATGCTCGATGTGCCGCGGATGCGCGCCTATGAGGTGGCGACATTCTATTCGATGTACAACCTCGCACCGATCGGCAAGCATTTGATTCGAGTCTGCACAACGACACCGTGCGAGCTTCGCGGTAGCGCCGAGGTCGTTGAAACGTGTAAAGCGGCGCTCGGGGTCGGGCTCAACGAAACGACTGCGGATGGGCTTTTTACTCTTCGCGAAGCCGAGTGCTTGGGTGCCTGCGTCAATGCGCCGGTCGTGTGGATCGGCGATGATTACTATGAAGATGTCGACACCGACTCGATGCGCAAGATAGTCGAAGCGCTTCGCGCCGGAAACACACCGCCACCGGGATCCCAAAAAGGTCGTCAAACATCGGCACCAATTGGCGGCCCAACGACCCTCAAGGAGCAAACGGTCTAA
- the nuoF gene encoding NADH-quinone oxidoreductase subunit NuoF codes for MLQDKDRIFTNLYGIHDWRLAGARARGDWDNTKALLDLGRDKIIDEVKASGLRGRGGAGFPTGLKWSFMPKQSDGRPHYLIVNADEGEPGTCKDRDLMRHDPHKLLEGCLIAGFAMGAHACYIYIRGEFIREAEHLEAAIAEAYDAGLLGKNACGSGWQYDIYVHRGAGAYICGEEMALIESLEGKKGQPRLKPPFPANMGVWGSPTTVNNVESIAVVPTILRRGGSWFAGFGRERNTGTKVFCISGHVNNPCNVEEEMGIPLRELVEKHAGGVRGGWDNLLAIIPGGSSVRLLPRSICDTVLMDFDSLAAEKSGLGTAAVIVMDKSTDIVAAIARLSKFYMHESCGQCTPCREGTGWMWRVMERLVTGEAHVEEIDLLLDVASQIEGHTICAHGDASAWPIQGLMRHFRPEVERRLLEKQRATSAAAQAA; via the coding sequence ATGCTGCAGGATAAGGACCGGATATTTACCAACCTCTACGGCATCCACGATTGGCGCCTCGCAGGCGCGCGGGCGCGTGGGGACTGGGACAATACCAAAGCTCTGCTCGATCTCGGGCGGGACAAAATTATCGACGAAGTAAAGGCATCGGGCCTACGCGGTCGCGGTGGCGCCGGATTCCCGACCGGCCTCAAATGGTCGTTCATGCCAAAGCAGTCTGATGGGCGCCCGCACTACTTGATCGTCAATGCCGACGAAGGTGAACCGGGAACGTGCAAGGATCGCGACTTGATGCGTCACGATCCCCACAAGCTGCTCGAAGGTTGCCTGATCGCAGGTTTCGCGATGGGTGCCCATGCTTGCTACATTTACATCCGCGGCGAATTCATCCGCGAAGCCGAGCATCTCGAGGCTGCGATTGCCGAAGCCTACGACGCAGGTTTGCTGGGCAAGAACGCATGCGGCTCAGGCTGGCAATACGACATTTACGTTCATCGCGGGGCCGGCGCCTATATTTGCGGCGAAGAGATGGCGCTCATCGAAAGCCTTGAGGGCAAAAAAGGCCAACCACGGTTGAAGCCGCCGTTCCCCGCGAATATGGGGGTCTGGGGCTCGCCAACCACAGTCAACAACGTGGAAAGCATTGCCGTCGTCCCGACAATTCTACGGCGCGGCGGCAGTTGGTTCGCCGGATTTGGTCGCGAACGCAACACTGGGACGAAGGTGTTTTGTATTTCGGGCCACGTGAACAACCCCTGCAATGTCGAAGAGGAAATGGGCATCCCGCTCCGCGAACTTGTCGAAAAACATGCGGGAGGCGTGCGGGGCGGCTGGGATAATCTTCTGGCCATCATCCCGGGCGGGTCTTCGGTGCGGTTGTTGCCTCGGTCGATTTGCGACACCGTCTTGATGGACTTCGATTCCTTGGCGGCCGAGAAATCGGGACTTGGTACCGCGGCTGTCATAGTCATGGACAAAAGTACCGATATCGTCGCTGCGATTGCGCGGTTGTCGAAGTTCTACATGCATGAAAGCTGCGGCCAATGCACTCCGTGTCGCGAAGGGACGGGGTGGATGTGGCGAGTCATGGAACGACTCGTGACCGGAGAGGCACATGTCGAAGAGATCGACTTGCTTCTGGATGTCGCCAGCCAAATCGAAGGGCATACAATTTGCGCTCATGGCGACGCCAGTGCGTGGCCGATCCAAGGCCTAATGCGCCATTTCCGACCGGAAGTGGAGCGCCGTCTCCTAGAAAAACAGCGCGCGACGTCGGCCGCTGCCCAAGCGGCGTAG
- the nuoG gene encoding NADH-quinone oxidoreductase subunit NuoG — protein sequence MATLTIDGNEVTVEDGLTVLQACELAGAEVPRFCYHDRLSIAGNCRMCLVEMEKSPKPIASCAMPVAEGMVIHTNTPSVKKAREGVMEFLLINHPLDCPICDQGGECDLQDQAMAFGRDRNRYIENKRAVKDKDLGPLVKTIMTRCIHCTRCIRFATEVAGVEELGATGRGEEMEVGTYVERALTSELSGNIVDLCPVGALTSKPYSFSARPWELRKTQTIDVMDAVGSNIRVDARGREIMRVLPRLNEEINEEWISDKARYACDGLQHGRLDRPYVRKDGKLVPVSWGEAFDAIAEKLKSVNGANIGAIAGDIVDAESMVALKDLMTALGSTNIDCRQDGAKLDPQARVSYLFNTGIAGIEDADALLLIGTNPRWEAPLVNARIRKRWLRGNFPIGLVGVPHDLTCDASYLGGGPESLKEVLSGNGFSEILASAKRPMLIVGQGALTRPDGGAVLRLARNIAEKFGLVSSEWNGFNVLHTAAARVGGLDIGFVPTSGGKDVEGILAGAESGTIGLVYLLGADEVDMSRLAKTFVVYQGHHGDAGAAAADVVLPGAAYTEKPGTYVNTEGRVQRALRAAFPPGEAREDWAILRALSERVGHRLPYDTLEEVRQRLTEVAPTFADSDTLAAAPWASFGTETDTTSQPFVEPIRDFYLTNAVCRASTTMAQCSESFSRQAEPGTGTNG from the coding sequence ATGGCGACACTCACCATCGACGGCAACGAAGTAACGGTCGAGGACGGCCTGACGGTCCTTCAAGCCTGCGAGCTCGCTGGCGCCGAGGTGCCGAGGTTCTGTTATCACGACCGCTTATCGATCGCCGGAAATTGCCGGATGTGCCTGGTCGAAATGGAAAAGTCGCCGAAACCGATTGCCTCCTGCGCGATGCCGGTCGCAGAGGGCATGGTGATCCACACCAATACGCCTTCGGTCAAGAAGGCGCGAGAAGGGGTGATGGAGTTTCTCCTCATCAATCACCCCCTCGATTGCCCGATATGCGATCAGGGTGGCGAATGCGACCTGCAGGACCAAGCAATGGCGTTCGGGAGAGACCGAAACCGCTACATCGAAAATAAACGCGCCGTTAAGGACAAAGACCTTGGCCCGCTGGTAAAGACCATCATGACGCGCTGCATTCATTGCACGCGTTGTATTCGCTTTGCGACCGAAGTGGCCGGTGTCGAAGAACTTGGCGCAACGGGTCGCGGCGAAGAAATGGAAGTAGGGACCTATGTCGAACGGGCCCTTACCTCCGAGCTTTCAGGGAACATCGTCGATCTATGCCCGGTCGGTGCCCTCACATCGAAGCCTTACTCGTTCAGCGCACGCCCCTGGGAACTGAGAAAGACCCAGACGATTGACGTGATGGATGCGGTTGGCAGCAATATCAGAGTGGATGCCCGCGGTCGGGAAATCATGCGCGTGCTCCCAAGACTTAACGAAGAGATCAACGAAGAGTGGATCTCCGATAAGGCACGCTATGCCTGCGACGGTCTGCAACACGGTCGTCTTGACCGGCCCTACGTCCGCAAAGACGGCAAACTCGTACCCGTCAGTTGGGGCGAAGCATTTGACGCCATAGCCGAAAAGTTGAAGTCGGTAAACGGCGCGAACATCGGCGCGATTGCCGGCGACATTGTCGACGCAGAATCTATGGTGGCTCTCAAGGACCTCATGACCGCCTTGGGTTCGACCAATATCGACTGCCGCCAGGACGGTGCCAAACTCGATCCGCAGGCGCGTGTCAGCTACCTTTTCAACACCGGAATCGCCGGCATCGAAGATGCAGACGCGCTTCTTCTTATCGGTACTAATCCGCGTTGGGAGGCCCCGCTCGTCAATGCGCGCATTCGCAAGCGATGGTTGCGGGGTAACTTCCCCATAGGCTTGGTCGGAGTTCCCCACGACTTGACCTGCGACGCAAGCTATTTGGGGGGCGGTCCGGAATCGCTCAAGGAAGTCCTCAGCGGCAACGGGTTCTCGGAAATTCTAGCAAGCGCAAAACGTCCGATGCTGATCGTGGGGCAGGGCGCCTTGACGCGACCAGACGGCGGGGCCGTCCTCAGGTTGGCGCGGAATATTGCCGAGAAATTTGGCCTTGTTTCATCAGAATGGAACGGGTTCAACGTCTTGCATACAGCAGCCGCCCGCGTCGGCGGACTGGATATAGGGTTTGTCCCAACGTCCGGTGGAAAAGACGTCGAAGGCATCCTTGCCGGCGCTGAGTCAGGTACGATTGGCCTTGTGTACCTCCTCGGAGCCGACGAAGTCGATATGTCCCGCCTAGCCAAAACCTTTGTGGTCTATCAAGGGCACCACGGGGATGCAGGCGCCGCAGCCGCAGACGTCGTCCTCCCAGGCGCCGCATACACAGAAAAGCCCGGCACCTACGTGAATACCGAGGGACGGGTCCAAAGGGCTTTGCGCGCTGCTTTTCCGCCGGGGGAGGCTAGGGAAGACTGGGCTATTCTCCGCGCACTATCGGAACGCGTCGGACATCGACTTCCGTACGACACATTGGAAGAAGTCCGTCAGCGACTTACTGAAGTCGCACCTACGTTCGCCGATTCCGACACCTTGGCCGCGGCTCCTTGGGCCAGCTTCGGCACCGAAACAGACACAACGTCTCAGCCCTTCGTGGAACCAATCAGAGACTTTTACCTGACGAACGCGGTCTGTCGCGCCTCCACCACGATGGCGCAATGCAGTGAATCATTCAGTCGCCAAGCCGAACCGGGGACTGGCACCAATGGCTAG
- the nuoH gene encoding NADH-quinone oxidoreductase subunit NuoH produces MASFWADWLFPFLIIVAQILAVALPIAVSVAFVVYFERKVFAAMTLRRGPNVVGPWGVLQSFADFIKIFFKETIVPTGANKIVFLAAPVVTFILAFIAWAVVPFAPGWVVADINVGILYLFAISSLGVYGIVMAGWASNSRYPFLGALRSAAQMVSYEVSMGFVIVTVLLVVGSLNLSDIVMAQDRIWFAIPLFPMFIIFFISALAETNRHPFDLPEAESELVAGYQVEYSAIAFVLFFLAEYANMILMSAMTAILFLGGWLPPFDIAPFNWIPGPIWFVLKIVFLLFVFVWVRATFPRYRYDQLMRLGWKVFLPFSLLWVVLTAGVLLWFDLLPQG; encoded by the coding sequence ATGGCTAGTTTCTGGGCCGATTGGCTCTTCCCGTTCTTGATCATCGTCGCTCAAATTCTGGCGGTCGCGCTCCCGATCGCCGTCAGTGTCGCTTTTGTCGTGTATTTCGAACGCAAGGTGTTCGCTGCCATGACGTTGCGGCGCGGACCCAATGTGGTTGGCCCTTGGGGGGTGCTCCAATCCTTCGCCGACTTCATCAAGATCTTCTTCAAGGAAACGATCGTGCCCACCGGCGCAAACAAGATCGTGTTCCTGGCAGCGCCGGTCGTAACCTTCATCCTTGCGTTCATCGCCTGGGCGGTCGTTCCGTTCGCGCCGGGTTGGGTCGTCGCCGATATCAATGTCGGTATTCTTTACCTATTCGCGATATCGTCGCTGGGTGTTTACGGCATCGTCATGGCCGGTTGGGCGAGCAATTCGCGCTACCCTTTCCTCGGTGCTCTGCGTTCCGCCGCCCAAATGGTGTCGTACGAAGTCTCCATGGGCTTCGTGATTGTGACGGTCCTTCTCGTCGTTGGATCGCTCAACCTGAGTGACATCGTGATGGCCCAAGATCGCATTTGGTTTGCGATCCCGTTATTCCCGATGTTCATCATCTTCTTCATCTCGGCTTTGGCAGAAACGAACCGCCATCCGTTCGATCTTCCGGAAGCCGAATCTGAACTCGTAGCGGGCTATCAGGTCGAATATTCGGCAATCGCGTTCGTTCTATTTTTCCTCGCCGAATACGCGAACATGATTTTGATGAGCGCCATGACGGCGATCCTATTCTTGGGCGGTTGGCTCCCACCGTTTGACATTGCCCCGTTCAACTGGATTCCGGGCCCGATCTGGTTCGTCTTGAAGATCGTGTTCCTTCTCTTCGTCTTCGTCTGGGTGCGGGCTACGTTCCCGCGCTACCGTTACGACCAACTTATGCGTTTGGGATGGAAGGTGTTTCTCCCGTTTTCACTTCTTTGGGTGGTTCTCACAGCGGGCGTTTTGCTGTGGTTCGACCTATTGCCGCAGGGTTAA
- the nuoI gene encoding NADH-quinone oxidoreductase subunit NuoI: protein MAFLDQGVRSLFLVELVKGMGLTFSYMFKKKVTINYPFEKGTLSPRFRGEHALRRYPNGEERCIACKLCEAVCPAQAITIEAEPRADGSRRTTRYDIDMTKCIYCGFCQEACPVDAIVEGPNFEFAAETREELLYDKHKLLANGDRWEREIASNLAKDAPYR from the coding sequence ATGGCATTTCTCGATCAGGGCGTTCGTTCCCTTTTTCTTGTCGAATTGGTCAAGGGGATGGGCCTGACCTTCAGCTACATGTTCAAAAAGAAGGTGACGATCAACTACCCCTTTGAAAAGGGTACCCTTAGTCCACGGTTTCGCGGGGAACATGCTCTACGGCGATACCCTAACGGAGAGGAACGCTGCATCGCCTGCAAATTGTGCGAAGCGGTTTGCCCGGCCCAAGCTATCACCATCGAAGCGGAGCCGCGTGCAGACGGGTCTAGGCGAACGACTCGGTACGATATCGACATGACGAAGTGCATTTACTGCGGGTTCTGCCAAGAGGCGTGCCCGGTCGACGCAATTGTCGAAGGACCGAACTTCGAGTTTGCAGCGGAGACCCGCGAAGAATTGCTGTACGACAAGCATAAATTGCTCGCAAACGGCGACCGCTGGGAGCGTGAAATCGCTTCCAACCTCGCCAAAGACGCGCCTTACAGGTAG
- a CDS encoding NADH-quinone oxidoreductase subunit J: protein MLLTAVAFYIFASILIASAVLVIGARNPVHSVFFLILAFFNAAGLFVLAGAEFLAMILVIVYVGAVAVLFMFVVMMLDINFARLREGFLQYLPVGALVGLILLVELIFIVTTQVNVPEVLAISAAPTPAISDITNTDALGRLIYTHYIYLFQAGGLILLVAMIGAIVLTLRERPGVRKQRIADQVGRRRDESVEIRKITPGSGI, encoded by the coding sequence ATGCTCCTAACGGCTGTCGCATTTTATATCTTTGCCTCGATCCTCATCGCCTCGGCGGTACTCGTCATCGGCGCGCGTAATCCCGTCCATTCGGTGTTTTTCCTAATTCTTGCGTTCTTCAACGCAGCAGGACTATTTGTGCTGGCCGGCGCCGAATTCCTCGCGATGATCTTAGTGATCGTCTATGTGGGTGCCGTCGCAGTTTTGTTCATGTTCGTCGTGATGATGCTCGACATCAATTTCGCTCGATTGCGGGAAGGTTTTCTCCAGTACCTCCCGGTAGGCGCCTTGGTTGGCCTAATCTTACTTGTTGAACTGATCTTCATTGTGACAACCCAGGTCAATGTGCCCGAGGTCCTCGCAATAAGCGCAGCCCCGACACCCGCTATCAGTGACATCACCAACACCGACGCGTTGGGCCGCTTGATCTATACCCACTACATTTACTTGTTCCAGGCGGGCGGCCTGATCCTCCTTGTCGCGATGATCGGCGCCATTGTTCTCACATTGCGTGAACGCCCCGGTGTGAGGAAACAGCGCATCGCCGACCAGGTCGGTCGTCGCCGCGATGAATCGGTCGAGATAAGAAAGATCACCCCGGGGAGCGGTATCTGA
- the nuoK gene encoding NADH-quinone oxidoreductase subunit NuoK, whose amino-acid sequence MEIGIGHYLTVGAILFTIGVFGIFLNRKNVIIILMSVELILLAVNINLVGFSAHLSDLVGQIFAMFILTVAAAEAAIGLAILVVYFRNRGTIEVEEISVMKG is encoded by the coding sequence ATGGAGATCGGGATCGGGCATTACCTGACCGTCGGGGCCATTCTGTTCACCATCGGCGTGTTCGGAATCTTTCTGAACAGAAAGAACGTCATCATTATCCTGATGTCCGTCGAACTGATCTTGTTAGCGGTCAACATCAATCTGGTTGGATTCTCAGCCCATCTGAGCGATTTGGTCGGTCAAATCTTCGCCATGTTCATCTTGACTGTTGCCGCGGCCGAGGCGGCAATCGGTTTGGCGATCTTGGTTGTGTACTTCCGCAACCGAGGAACGATCGAAGTCGAAGAAATCAGCGTGATGAAGGGGTAG
- the nuoL gene encoding NADH-quinone oxidoreductase subunit L, with protein sequence MYILIVFLPGIAALLVGFFGRVLGDRPSQLITSLAVTLSAILSIVGFIQITGTDDIEHVQLLHWISSGGLDFSWAILVDPLTAVMFVVVNGVSALVHWYSIGYMSHDRHKARFFAYLSLFTFAMLMLVSADNFVQLFFGWEGVGLASYLLIGFWYDRPSANAAAIKAFVVNRVGDFGFALGIMAIFLVFGSVDYATVFAMAPEMTGMSIGFLGMELDTLTVITFLLFIGAMGKSAQIFLHTWLPDAMEGPTPVSALIHAATMVTAGVFLVARASPLFELAPITLGFVTVVGAITALFAGTVALAQNDIKRVIAYSTCSQLGYMFFAAGLSAYSVAVFHLFTHAFFKALLFLGAGSVIHAMSDEQDMRKMGGLFSLMPLTGTMMWIGSLSLAGVGISGVFGFSGFYSKDLILEVAWASEAFGANLAFWVGLAVALLTALYSGRLLFMTFHGKTRASQAAMAHAHEAPLSMNIPNMVLTLGAILAGVFAVHAFTETEDFWGAAIFMLPESLEVLDKAHHLSFWVKMMPVFAGLIGLLMAWYFYIRRPDLPARFATANRPVYEFLLNKWYFDEIYEVLLVRPAKLLGYTLWRVGDGRIIDGFGPDGFAAMVMGLARRSAALQSGYLYHYAFAMLIGVAALVSWFLFFG encoded by the coding sequence ATGTACATTCTTATCGTTTTCCTCCCTGGCATCGCTGCACTGCTCGTCGGCTTTTTCGGTCGCGTCCTGGGCGACCGTCCGTCGCAATTGATTACCAGCCTCGCCGTAACCCTAAGCGCAATTCTGTCTATAGTCGGTTTCATCCAGATTACCGGCACCGACGACATAGAGCACGTCCAACTCCTCCATTGGATATCGTCCGGCGGTTTGGATTTTTCGTGGGCCATTCTGGTCGACCCTCTAACGGCAGTAATGTTCGTCGTCGTGAATGGCGTTTCGGCGCTCGTTCATTGGTACTCGATCGGCTACATGAGCCACGATCGTCACAAAGCGCGATTCTTCGCGTACCTGTCGCTCTTCACCTTCGCGATGCTGATGCTCGTCTCGGCGGACAACTTCGTTCAGTTGTTCTTCGGCTGGGAAGGTGTCGGACTAGCCTCTTACCTTTTGATCGGTTTTTGGTACGACCGCCCCTCTGCCAACGCTGCTGCAATCAAAGCGTTCGTCGTCAACCGAGTCGGCGACTTCGGCTTCGCCCTCGGGATTATGGCGATCTTCTTGGTCTTCGGTTCCGTCGATTACGCAACAGTTTTTGCGATGGCGCCGGAAATGACCGGGATGTCAATCGGGTTCCTCGGAATGGAACTCGACACCCTTACCGTCATTACGTTTCTGTTGTTTATCGGTGCGATGGGAAAGTCAGCTCAGATTTTCCTCCACACCTGGCTGCCCGACGCGATGGAGGGCCCGACACCTGTATCGGCACTAATCCATGCGGCGACAATGGTCACCGCCGGCGTCTTTCTGGTGGCGAGGGCGTCACCGCTATTCGAACTAGCGCCGATCACACTCGGATTCGTTACGGTCGTTGGAGCCATTACCGCCCTTTTTGCAGGCACCGTCGCTCTCGCCCAGAACGATATCAAACGCGTTATTGCATATTCGACGTGCAGCCAACTTGGCTACATGTTTTTTGCTGCGGGCCTTTCAGCTTATTCGGTGGCGGTGTTTCACCTTTTCACCCATGCGTTTTTCAAGGCGCTCCTTTTTCTCGGAGCAGGATCAGTCATTCATGCAATGTCGGACGAGCAAGACATGCGCAAGATGGGTGGACTGTTTAGCCTGATGCCACTGACCGGAACCATGATGTGGATCGGGTCGTTGTCTTTAGCCGGTGTGGGCATATCCGGTGTGTTCGGTTTCTCAGGTTTTTATTCGAAGGACCTTATCCTCGAAGTGGCATGGGCCTCCGAGGCTTTTGGCGCCAATCTGGCGTTTTGGGTCGGGCTCGCGGTCGCTCTCCTAACCGCTCTCTATTCGGGTCGCCTGTTGTTCATGACGTTCCACGGTAAAACCCGCGCTAGCCAAGCCGCAATGGCCCACGCCCACGAAGCGCCCCTTAGCATGAACATTCCGAATATGGTGCTGACACTGGGAGCAATCCTCGCAGGTGTCTTCGCGGTACACGCCTTCACCGAAACCGAAGATTTCTGGGGCGCTGCTATCTTCATGCTCCCGGAAAGCTTGGAAGTACTGGACAAAGCGCACCACCTATCGTTCTGGGTGAAGATGATGCCCGTCTTTGCAGGCCTAATAGGGCTCTTGATGGCTTGGTATTTCTATATTCGCCGTCCGGACCTTCCTGCACGATTCGCGACGGCAAATCGACCGGTGTACGAGTTCCTGCTCAATAAATGGTACTTTGACGAAATCTACGAAGTCCTGTTGGTTCGCCCGGCCAAACTTCTTGGTTACACGTTGTGGCGGGTCGGCGATGGGCGAATCATCGACGGATTCGGCCCCGACGGATTTGCCGCCATGGTCATGGGATTGGCGCGCCGCTCTGCAGCACTTCAGTCCGGTTATTTGTACCATTACGCTTTTGCAATGCTGATCGGGGTTGCGGCCTTGGTTTCCTGGTTCCTTTTCTTTGGTTAA
- a CDS encoding NADH-quinone oxidoreductase subunit M: protein MSDWPLLSLVIFVPLVGALFILIIRGDEAIVARNAKFVALWTTLGTFVLSLPLWIGFDNQDAGFQFVERHAWLSDAITYHVGVDGISMLFIILSTFLMPICILASWEAIQTRVKEYMIAFLVMEATMIGVFSSLDFVLFYLFFEGGLIPMFLIIGIWGGANRIYATFKFFLYTLLGSVLMLLAIMVMYFEAGTTDIPTLITYGFDPSIQTWLWLAFLASFAVKVPMWPVHTWLPDAHVEAPTAGSVILAAVLLKMGAYGFLRFSIPMLPDATVYFTPLIFTLSVIAVVYGSLVALMQEDMKKLVAYSSIAHMGFVTIGIFTFTQQGIEGGIFQMLSHGLISGALFLCVGIIYDRMHTRQIARYGGLVHRMPRYATFFLIFTLANVGLPGTTGFVGEFLVLVGVFQVNTWVALIATTGVILSACYALWLYRRVIFGVLEKADLKSITDLNRREVAILTPLLAAIIFFGVYPQPLLDVMQASVENLISQHHAALDAARSVLVAGH, encoded by the coding sequence ATGTCCGACTGGCCCCTTTTATCTCTTGTAATCTTTGTGCCCCTCGTGGGCGCGTTGTTCATCCTAATCATTCGGGGTGATGAAGCGATCGTTGCACGCAACGCGAAGTTCGTTGCGCTGTGGACGACCCTTGGAACTTTCGTTCTTTCACTTCCCTTATGGATCGGTTTCGACAACCAAGACGCCGGCTTCCAGTTCGTCGAGCGCCACGCATGGCTCTCCGACGCGATCACTTACCATGTGGGCGTCGACGGCATTTCAATGCTGTTCATCATTCTTTCGACTTTTTTGATGCCGATCTGCATCCTCGCCAGTTGGGAGGCGATTCAAACCCGCGTCAAAGAATACATGATCGCTTTCCTTGTCATGGAAGCGACGATGATCGGCGTCTTCTCCTCCCTCGATTTTGTCTTGTTCTATCTGTTCTTCGAGGGCGGTTTGATTCCGATGTTCCTGATCATCGGGATTTGGGGCGGCGCCAATCGTATCTATGCGACCTTCAAGTTCTTTCTCTACACCCTGCTTGGTTCCGTCCTCATGCTCTTGGCCATCATGGTCATGTATTTCGAGGCTGGAACCACCGACATTCCAACGCTCATAACCTATGGTTTCGACCCCTCTATTCAAACCTGGCTATGGTTGGCCTTCCTTGCATCATTCGCTGTCAAGGTTCCGATGTGGCCGGTCCACACCTGGCTTCCCGACGCGCACGTCGAAGCACCGACGGCTGGGTCAGTCATCCTCGCCGCGGTGCTCCTCAAGATGGGCGCCTATGGTTTCCTTCGCTTCTCCATTCCAATGCTGCCCGATGCAACGGTCTATTTCACGCCGCTGATCTTCACACTGAGCGTTATTGCCGTCGTCTATGGTTCTCTCGTGGCCTTGATGCAGGAGGATATGAAGAAGCTGGTCGCCTATTCGTCCATCGCCCACATGGGCTTTGTGACGATCGGTATTTTCACTTTCACCCAACAAGGGATCGAAGGTGGAATTTTCCAGATGCTTAGTCACGGGCTGATTTCGGGCGCGCTGTTCTTGTGCGTCGGCATTATCTACGACCGTATGCACACGCGACAAATCGCGAGATACGGCGGGTTGGTCCACCGTATGCCACGCTATGCAACGTTTTTTCTGATTTTTACGCTGGCGAATGTGGGGCTTCCGGGAACCACCGGGTTCGTCGGGGAGTTCCTGGTCCTTGTCGGAGTATTCCAGGTCAACACGTGGGTTGCACTCATCGCGACCACCGGCGTGATCCTAAGCGCCTGCTACGCGCTATGGCTCTATCGTCGAGTTATCTTCGGCGTGTTGGAAAAAGCAGACCTCAAAAGCATCACCGATCTCAATCGACGGGAAGTCGCAATCCTGACACCACTGCTTGCAGCGATCATCTTCTTTGGCGTCTACCCGCAACCTCTACTCGATGTTATGCAGGCGTCGGTCGAGAACTTAATTTCCCAGCACCATGCAGCGCTCGACGCGGCCCGGTCGGTTCTCGTGGCGGGACACTAA